A stretch of Borrelia turcica IST7 DNA encodes these proteins:
- a CDS encoding response regulator: MIQKTTIAVDSSVKPKGINYETGIPFNVLIVDDSVFTVKQLTQIFTSEGFNIIDTAADGEEAVIKYKNHYPNIDIVTLDITMPKMDGITCLSNIMEFDKNARVIMISALGKEQLVKDCLIKGAKTFIVKPLDRTKVLQRVMSVFVK; encoded by the coding sequence ATGATCCAGAAAACTACTATTGCTGTGGATTCTTCAGTTAAACCAAAGGGTATTAACTATGAAACTGGAATTCCTTTTAATGTTTTGATTGTTGATGATTCGGTTTTTACTGTGAAGCAACTTACGCAAATTTTTACTTCTGAGGGGTTTAATATTATTGATACTGCTGCTGATGGTGAGGAAGCTGTTATTAAGTATAAGAATCATTATCCTAATATTGATATTGTTACTCTTGATATTACTATGCCTAAAATGGATGGGATAACCTGTCTTTCTAATATTATGGAATTTGATAAGAATGCTAGGGTGATAATGATTTCTGCTTTGGGGAAAGAGCAGTTGGTTAAGGACTGTTTAATTAAGGGTGCAAAAACATTTATTGTGAAGCCTCTTGATAGAACTAAGGTTCTTCAAAGAGTTATGTCTGTGTTCGTTAAGTGA